In Candidatus Flexicrinis proximus, the following are encoded in one genomic region:
- a CDS encoding Crp/Fnr family transcriptional regulator, with product MNHPVKADELQQVPAFRDMTDGQLDGLASIMLRQVYSPGQVIFIEGDQSESLWFVFEGRVKIIKQSLNGRVQGLCLMNRGKCFGGCPLFDMETNPATAQALDKTTLFILPKDALQQLRQHEPHLVKALLHIYSQRLEHLSHVTEVLGVWTVSDRINDCLIKYADLATEPSVVELTHERLAALSGTVREVVTRHLLELEKVGAIRNEMGRIIILNSASLHNPCACDGQTSSV from the coding sequence ATGAATCATCCTGTCAAAGCAGACGAACTCCAGCAAGTTCCAGCGTTTAGGGACATGACAGACGGGCAGCTTGACGGTCTGGCCAGCATCATGCTGCGTCAGGTCTATTCGCCCGGACAGGTTATATTTATAGAAGGCGATCAATCCGAGTCCCTGTGGTTTGTTTTCGAGGGACGGGTGAAGATCATCAAGCAGTCGCTGAACGGGCGCGTTCAGGGTCTTTGCCTGATGAACAGGGGAAAGTGTTTTGGAGGCTGCCCCCTGTTCGATATGGAGACGAACCCAGCTACGGCTCAGGCCCTCGACAAAACCACCTTGTTCATCCTGCCGAAGGATGCCCTTCAACAATTGCGACAGCACGAGCCTCACTTAGTCAAGGCGCTGCTTCACATTTACAGTCAACGTCTGGAACATCTTTCGCATGTAACTGAGGTGCTCGGCGTATGGACTGTTTCTGATCGTATCAATGACTGCCTTATCAAGTATGCGGACCTCGCGACAGAACCATCGGTTGTCGAGCTCACCCACGAACGCCTGGCCGCACTTTCGGGAACAGTGCGGGAAGTTGTTACCCGTCATTTGCTTGAACTGGAAAAGGTTGGCGCCATCAGGAACGAGATGGGGCGAATCATCATTCTGAACTCAGCCTCATTGCACAATCCTTGTGCCTGCGACGGGCAAACCTCATCAGTCTGA
- a CDS encoding ATP-binding cassette domain-containing protein, translating to MSRSPTMKASLFSEILTCLFPQSNVLRSLVQPVPQDIVGWPYRTFYDANEGRVLIDGIDVRDLKTEDLRKLVMVVPQTPYCFHGTIAENLTLFDPSITDAELREAAEIACAAPFIEALPGTYDFKLLSGGANLSHGQRQLLALARALLYSSDSILVLDEATSNIDTETELLIQRGLNRVPQGRTSIVIAHRLSKSGTAIASPVMRRGQIVEGGTHDELFGARWPLH from the coding sequence ATGTCGCGTTCTCCTACGATGAAGGCGTCCCTGTTCTCAGAGATATTGACCTGCTTATTCCCTCAAAGCAACGTGTTGCGATCGTTGGTGCAACCGGTGCCGCAAGACATCGTTGGCTGGCCTTATCGCACGTTTTACGACGCTAATGAAGGCCGCGTGCTGATTGACGGCATCGATGTACGCGATCTGAAGACCGAAGACCTACGAAAATTGGTGATGGTCGTACCGCAGACACCGTACTGCTTCCACGGAACCATTGCTGAGAATTTGACCCTGTTTGACCCATCGATCACTGATGCCGAACTCCGTGAAGCGGCCGAAATTGCCTGTGCGGCGCCGTTTATAGAGGCCCTTCCTGGGACCTATGATTTCAAGCTGCTCTCCGGCGGTGCAAATCTTTCTCATGGGCAGCGACAGCTGCTCGCGCTGGCCCGCGCACTGTTATACAGCTCCGACAGCATTTTGGTGCTGGATGAAGCGACCAGCAATATCGACACGGAAACCGAACTGCTCATCCAGCGCGGACTGAATCGTGTGCCGCAAGGACGGACGAGTATCGTAATTGCTCACCGTTTGAGCAAATCCGGGACAGCGATCGCATCCCCGGTGATGCGTCGGGGCCAAATCGTCGAAGGGGGTACACACGACGAGCTTTTTGGCGCTCGGTGGCCTTTACACTAA
- a CDS encoding ABC transporter permease subunit has protein sequence MIDFVNVRTITQKELRDAMRNRWFIVFTIAFAGLALALSALTQPTGTQLRAMSYSRTAANLINLVLLFVPLIGLTLGSANLTGDRETGALVYLLAQPVSRIEVLLGKYFGLAGALLATLTLGFGVAGAALVIQGSFQDAASYLMTVVLSYLLALAMLSLGTLMSTLSRKTTTALGGALFLWLFLVFIGDLGIMGTAIATQMSIQAVFFVAILNPLQMFKIASILTIQANLEVLGPAGLYATDQFGALLPILLIGLLLLWIVLPLLGAMLLFARQEKFVQKASAR, from the coding sequence ATGATTGACTTTGTCAACGTGCGGACCATCACACAGAAAGAGCTCCGTGATGCGATGCGTAACCGCTGGTTTATCGTCTTTACAATCGCCTTTGCAGGTCTCGCGTTGGCTCTGTCTGCACTCACTCAGCCGACAGGAACGCAGCTTCGGGCGATGAGTTATAGCCGCACCGCAGCGAACCTGATCAACCTCGTGCTGTTGTTTGTGCCGTTAATTGGACTAACGCTCGGCTCAGCCAATCTCACCGGCGACCGCGAGACCGGCGCGCTTGTCTATCTGTTGGCACAGCCTGTCAGCCGGATAGAAGTGCTGCTAGGCAAATACTTTGGACTGGCGGGCGCACTTCTGGCGACCCTGACGCTGGGGTTTGGGGTGGCAGGCGCGGCGCTGGTCATCCAGGGGAGTTTTCAGGATGCGGCCAGTTATCTGATGACCGTCGTTCTATCGTACCTGCTGGCTCTGGCAATGCTCAGCCTGGGCACTTTGATGTCAACGCTTTCACGCAAGACCACCACGGCTCTGGGTGGCGCTCTGTTCCTTTGGCTATTCCTTGTGTTTATCGGCGACCTGGGCATCATGGGCACAGCGATTGCGACTCAAATGTCGATTCAGGCCGTGTTCTTTGTTGCGATTTTGAACCCACTTCAGATGTTCAAAATCGCGTCTATCCTGACCATTCAGGCAAATCTCGAAGTACTGGGGCCGGCTGGCCTTTACGCGACTGACCAATTCGGCGCGCTGTTGCCAATTCTCCTGATCGGGCTGCTGTTGCTGTGGATCGTGCTGCCGCTGCTTGGGGCAATGCTCCTGTTTGCACGCCAGGAAAAGTTCGTCCAGAAGGCAAGTGCGCGATGA
- a CDS encoding cytochrome C: MTSSRRLRKLLPAGFFLVAAVLLVVSIGFPYWGLVLEAPQYPGGLEMRVFVNYMTGDEDPRLDEVREIDGLNHYIGMKSLYEAASLERSIAIPAVAIMVAFLGIAAFWSRRWTWLLTLPALSFPFVFLADLAFWMNHYGQNLDPYAPLSSSIQPFTPPILGEGVIGQFKTVAHVDTGWLIITAGSVLIAAALLMKLASRTPKPK, encoded by the coding sequence TTGACATCATCACGGCGTCTGCGGAAACTACTGCCTGCCGGTTTCTTTCTGGTGGCCGCGGTCCTGCTCGTTGTCTCGATCGGATTTCCCTACTGGGGGCTGGTGCTGGAAGCGCCGCAGTATCCCGGAGGGCTGGAAATGCGCGTCTTCGTCAACTATATGACCGGTGACGAAGATCCCAGACTTGACGAAGTGCGCGAAATCGACGGCCTGAACCATTACATCGGCATGAAGTCTCTTTATGAAGCTGCCAGCTTGGAGCGATCGATCGCAATCCCGGCGGTCGCAATCATGGTGGCCTTTCTGGGAATTGCGGCGTTCTGGTCGAGGCGCTGGACGTGGCTGCTGACTCTGCCGGCGCTGTCGTTTCCATTCGTGTTCCTGGCCGACCTTGCGTTCTGGATGAACCATTACGGGCAGAATCTTGATCCCTATGCGCCGCTGTCCAGTTCGATTCAGCCTTTTACGCCACCGATCCTCGGTGAAGGCGTGATCGGGCAGTTCAAGACAGTCGCACATGTCGATACCGGTTGGCTCATCATTACTGCAGGAAGTGTCCTGATCGCTGCTGCTTTGCTCATGAAACTGGCGAGCAGGACACCCAAACCGAAATGA
- a CDS encoding S1 RNA-binding domain-containing protein, with protein sequence MPEPTDFQIGQEVDVTIIRMEDEDGNLVLSISQARQSEDWKKAEELLTTQDTWPGFVTDANRGGLIILFGNVRGFVPASHVSDLPRGLSEDERRTYLSRLVGQPINLKVIEVNRKRRRLVFSQREAQRNTAMRARVAVGRVEGRRNPQWHRQRPARLRRLR encoded by the coding sequence GTGCCAGAACCCACCGATTTCCAGATCGGGCAAGAGGTTGACGTTACCATTATCCGTATGGAAGATGAAGACGGCAATCTCGTCCTTTCGATCTCGCAGGCACGCCAGAGCGAAGATTGGAAGAAAGCCGAAGAACTGCTTACGACACAAGATACCTGGCCCGGCTTCGTCACCGACGCTAACCGCGGCGGCCTTATAATTCTGTTTGGTAATGTGCGTGGTTTCGTTCCGGCAAGCCACGTGTCTGATCTTCCGCGCGGCCTCAGTGAAGACGAGCGGCGTACGTATCTGTCGCGGCTTGTCGGTCAGCCCATCAACCTGAAGGTGATCGAGGTCAACCGCAAGCGCCGCCGGCTTGTGTTCAGTCAGCGTGAAGCCCAGCGCAACACCGCGATGCGCGCAAGAGTCGCTGTTGGGCGAGTTGAAGGAAGGCGAAATCCGCAGTGGCATCGTCAGCGGCCTGCGCGACTTCGGCGCCTTCGTTGA
- a CDS encoding Crp/Fnr family transcriptional regulator: MVPTDTLSRIHLFRVLSPRTHRCIAERAQLVEYPAGADLYRQGDPPTGLFAILSGRVKLYRQSKDKCQILALPMPGDCLGAESLSTAMPSPYSATTLVPAATIQLAPDVLQSLLDEHADLQDVFLQLITGRLKQFVTLVHDLAFRDVASRLAIVLTILADAEGRPHDDGIIFDRLLSQQEFAEMVGTAREVVYRVFRKFEDDGLIRLSRSSILIHNPDALRKIALQEAR, translated from the coding sequence ATGGTCCCCACAGATACGTTATCCAGGATTCACTTATTCAGGGTACTCAGCCCGCGAACACATCGCTGCATCGCGGAAAGGGCGCAGCTGGTTGAGTATCCGGCGGGTGCAGACCTCTATCGCCAGGGTGATCCGCCCACCGGTCTCTTCGCGATTCTGTCAGGTCGAGTTAAGTTGTATCGTCAATCAAAAGACAAGTGTCAGATTCTGGCACTACCGATGCCGGGAGATTGCCTAGGTGCCGAATCGCTCTCAACTGCCATGCCAAGCCCCTATTCGGCAACAACGCTCGTACCTGCTGCCACCATTCAACTGGCGCCGGATGTTCTGCAGTCGCTGTTGGACGAGCATGCCGATCTTCAGGATGTCTTTCTCCAATTGATCACGGGGCGGCTCAAGCAGTTTGTCACGCTGGTTCATGATTTGGCGTTCCGCGACGTTGCATCACGCCTTGCAATCGTTCTGACAATTCTTGCCGATGCAGAAGGTCGCCCCCATGATGACGGGATCATCTTTGACCGTTTGCTCTCCCAGCAGGAATTCGCCGAGATGGTGGGAACAGCACGCGAAGTCGTTTATCGTGTCTTCAGAAAGTTCGAAGATGATGGCCTAATTCGGCTTTCTCGCAGCAGCATCCTGATTCACAACCCCGACGCCCTACGCAAGATTGCACTTCAGGAAGCGCGCTAA
- a CDS encoding peptidylprolyl isomerase: MRTDAGAIYIDLFQDQTPITVNNFVFLAYNGYYNNKIFHRVIEAFMAQGGDPTGTGGGGPGYQFADEFEPYLYFDRIGACLRWRMPALELTDHNFSLATELILHLDYRHTIFGEVLEGYDKVAEKPLRDPEAGGDATALKTVLVVRIPRSLRLRLSRLNLRLRLMSKPRCRQTE; this comes from the coding sequence ATGCGTACTGACGCCGGAGCGATCTATATTGACCTCTTCCAGGATCAGACGCCGATTACCGTGAATAACTTCGTGTTCCTGGCCTATAACGGCTACTACAACAACAAGATTTTTCATCGGGTGATCGAGGCGTTCATGGCCCAGGGTGGCGATCCGACCGGAACCGGGGGCGGTGGGCCGGGTTATCAGTTCGCAGACGAATTCGAGCCGTATCTGTATTTTGATCGGATCGGAGCCTGCTTGCGATGGCGAATGCCGGCCCTGGAACTAACGGATCACAATTTTTCATTAGCGACCGAGTTGATTCTGCATCTCGATTACCGTCACACGATTTTCGGTGAAGTCCTCGAGGGATATGATAAGGTCGCCGAAAAACCGTTGCGCGACCCGGAAGCAGGCGGCGATGCGACGGCTCTGAAAACCGTTCTTGTCGTCAGGATCCCGCGCTCGTTGAGACTACGTTTGTCGAGGCTGAACCTCCGACTCAGGCTGATGTCGAAGCCGCGTTGTCGCCAGACGGAGTGA
- the nosZ gene encoding Sec-dependent nitrous-oxide reductase: MANLRISSKLLLIGSLIAVLALVAVAVAPDAVSSAQGSGLDWQTIAEQRGLTEADMRAAAMTYTPSGVLDEYVMFASAGQGGQVLAIGMPSMRLLRLISVFAPEPWQGYGYGAGNEILEQGYIDGQEILWGDTHHPALSETNGEYDGQWLFIGDKANGRVAVIDLRDFETKQIVHNPAFMNDHGGTFVTPNTEYIVEGGQYGLPLGGEYAPIEDYQTAYSGMITFWKFDRDAGRIDFSQSFAMELPPYWQDLCDSGKAVSEGWVFCNSFNAEMATGGIEKGNPPFEAGVSRGAVDYLHMINLDAAEAVFQAGGSVDVNGFQVIPLETAIENDLLYLAPEPRSPHGADVTPKGDFITIGGKLDPHVSVYSFQKIQDAIAAGPAETDVFGVPVLALESVLEAQVELGLGPLHTVYDDQGYAYTSLFLDSAVARWSIGAEGYRPQDGWTLINKTPVQYNVGHLAAAEGDTTTPDGRFLVALNKWSVDRFLSTGPLLPQNLQLIDISQPGDQTQILYDMPITGAEPHYAQIIRADKLHAWEVYPEVGWNPVTQSVDPNAVTQGTEGVTRDGKNVTVRMTAVRSHMTPEHVEIEAGDHVTWTITNVERARDATHGFAIPLYNINLSLEPGESITFEFEANRAGVFSFYCTEFCSALHLEMMGYMMVKP, encoded by the coding sequence ATGGCCAATCTACGAATATCCTCGAAATTGCTTCTCATTGGGTCTCTCATTGCAGTTCTGGCGCTCGTTGCGGTCGCTGTTGCACCTGATGCGGTCAGCAGCGCACAAGGCAGCGGGCTGGATTGGCAGACGATCGCTGAACAGCGTGGACTGACTGAGGCTGACATGCGGGCCGCGGCGATGACCTACACACCCAGCGGTGTCCTTGATGAATATGTCATGTTCGCATCTGCCGGTCAGGGCGGTCAGGTCCTGGCGATCGGTATGCCTTCAATGCGCCTCCTGCGCCTGATCTCGGTATTCGCGCCGGAACCGTGGCAGGGCTATGGCTACGGTGCCGGGAACGAAATACTGGAACAAGGATATATCGACGGACAGGAAATCCTGTGGGGCGATACGCATCATCCGGCCTTGAGCGAAACGAATGGCGAATATGACGGACAGTGGCTGTTCATCGGCGATAAGGCGAACGGCCGCGTAGCGGTGATCGACCTGCGGGACTTTGAGACCAAGCAGATTGTCCACAATCCCGCATTCATGAATGATCACGGTGGGACTTTTGTGACTCCAAACACGGAGTACATCGTGGAAGGCGGACAGTATGGACTTCCACTTGGCGGCGAGTATGCGCCGATTGAGGACTATCAGACCGCCTACAGCGGCATGATCACCTTCTGGAAGTTCGATCGGGATGCAGGCCGAATTGACTTCAGCCAGTCTTTTGCGATGGAACTGCCGCCGTACTGGCAGGATCTGTGTGACTCGGGCAAAGCTGTTTCGGAAGGCTGGGTGTTCTGCAATTCTTTTAATGCGGAAATGGCGACGGGTGGTATTGAGAAGGGCAATCCGCCTTTTGAAGCTGGAGTTAGCCGCGGCGCAGTCGATTACCTGCACATGATCAATCTGGATGCGGCAGAAGCAGTGTTCCAGGCTGGTGGATCTGTTGATGTCAACGGGTTCCAGGTGATCCCGCTCGAAACTGCCATTGAGAATGACCTGCTGTATCTGGCACCCGAACCTCGCAGCCCGCACGGGGCCGATGTGACCCCGAAGGGTGATTTCATCACCATCGGCGGCAAGCTTGACCCACACGTGTCGGTCTACAGCTTCCAGAAAATCCAGGATGCGATTGCCGCTGGTCCGGCGGAGACCGATGTCTTCGGAGTACCCGTGCTGGCGCTCGAGAGCGTGTTGGAAGCACAAGTCGAATTGGGCCTTGGGCCGCTCCATACGGTTTATGACGACCAGGGTTATGCATACACCAGCCTGTTCCTCGACAGTGCGGTGGCGCGCTGGAGCATCGGCGCGGAGGGGTATCGCCCGCAGGATGGATGGACACTCATCAACAAGACGCCAGTTCAGTACAACGTGGGACATCTTGCCGCCGCTGAAGGCGACACCACGACGCCGGACGGGCGCTTCCTGGTTGCGCTGAATAAATGGTCGGTGGACCGGTTCCTAAGCACAGGCCCGCTTCTTCCGCAGAATCTCCAACTGATCGACATCTCACAGCCCGGTGATCAGACGCAGATTCTCTACGACATGCCGATTACCGGTGCCGAGCCGCACTACGCTCAGATTATCCGGGCGGACAAGCTTCATGCCTGGGAGGTCTATCCAGAAGTGGGCTGGAATCCCGTCACGCAGTCCGTCGACCCTAATGCTGTCACACAAGGCACCGAAGGCGTAACCCGAGACGGCAAGAACGTCACCGTACGGATGACAGCGGTGCGCAGCCACATGACTCCTGAGCACGTCGAAATCGAGGCGGGCGACCATGTAACCTGGACGATCACCAATGTCGAACGTGCGCGCGATGCAACGCATGGGTTCGCGATCCCGCTCTACAACATCAACCTGAGCCTCGAGCCGGGCGAGTCGATCACCTTCGAATTCGAAGCCAATCGTGCAGGCGTGTTCAGCTTCTACTGCACCGAGTTCTGCTCGGCGCTCCATCTCGAAATGATGGGCTACATGATGGTGAAGCCGTAA
- a CDS encoding S1 RNA-binding domain-containing protein: MGELKEGEIRSGIVSGLRDFGAFVDLGGADGLIHISELAWHRVKHPKEVLNVGDQVQVYVLRLDDEGKRIGLSP; encoded by the coding sequence TTGGGCGAGTTGAAGGAAGGCGAAATCCGCAGTGGCATCGTCAGCGGCCTGCGCGACTTCGGCGCCTTCGTTGACCTCGGCGGCGCAGATGGTCTGATCCATATTTCTGAGCTCGCCTGGCATCGCGTCAAGCACCCGAAAGAAGTCCTGAACGTCGGAGACCAGGTGCAGGTATATGTTCTGCGCCTCGATGATGAGGGCAAGCGCATCGGGTTGAGCCCTTAA
- a CDS encoding UbiD family decarboxylase, with amino-acid sequence MVSLDLIADRLGAMLDLGTPSSFGSLVGQAMSLFTALRTTSSKRAPQDYRSLSAHEWASQFSSAARAGRPASLLAALVTSRHMASAVVDVSGEAMLIESASALTAGDRIAIVFGGDPAFILATLTPLPDLVHRSYFASWLRERPIETMRLADIDVDLPSNAEAVVSGTVSDVVRGNSIRLLDPMSLQVDHCRRICLGYAQRNIARLVGTDRYTVLEGLFIVFAAAAPNAARVIRRTDPEDSFRHCIGIQRPVKGPILAIQPVEGVDEWYICRARKSHLTFRGCLGESPVVTTP; translated from the coding sequence GTGGTTTCGCTGGACCTGATTGCAGACCGCCTTGGCGCGATGCTCGACTTAGGCACGCCGTCCTCATTCGGTTCTCTGGTGGGGCAGGCGATGTCTCTATTTACTGCATTAAGGACGACATCGAGCAAACGTGCACCACAGGATTATCGCTCGCTGTCAGCGCACGAGTGGGCTAGTCAATTCTCCTCAGCAGCGCGCGCAGGTCGCCCGGCGTCGTTGCTTGCGGCACTTGTGACATCGCGGCACATGGCTTCTGCTGTGGTCGATGTCTCAGGTGAAGCCATGCTGATTGAGTCTGCTTCGGCGCTGACAGCTGGTGATCGGATAGCCATCGTCTTTGGAGGGGATCCCGCATTTATTCTCGCAACCCTCACTCCTCTTCCGGACTTGGTTCACCGATCCTATTTTGCTAGCTGGTTAAGAGAGCGCCCGATCGAAACGATGCGACTGGCGGACATCGATGTCGACTTGCCGTCGAATGCCGAAGCAGTTGTGAGCGGAACCGTAAGCGACGTAGTCCGGGGAAACTCGATACGCTTGCTTGACCCAATGTCACTACAAGTTGACCATTGCCGTCGAATCTGCCTGGGTTATGCCCAACGCAATATTGCCCGTTTGGTCGGAACGGACCGTTACACCGTACTTGAGGGTCTGTTTATCGTATTCGCCGCTGCTGCGCCGAATGCTGCCAGGGTTATCAGACGAACAGATCCGGAAGATAGTTTCCGGCACTGCATCGGAATACAACGCCCTGTTAAAGGGCCAATACTAGCGATACAGCCAGTTGAAGGGGTTGATGAATGGTACATCTGCAGGGCGAGGAAAAGTCATCTTACGTTCAGGGGATGTTTGGGCGAATCGCCGGTCGTTACAACCCCATGA
- the nosD gene encoding nitrous oxide reductase family maturation protein NosD has translation MRRIEVVIRAILLPTLAILLSVLQVPLQAQAILVVAEDGLYTTIEAALAVANAGDIIEVHGGIHTAPLELDKTVSLIGIDDPVIDGHGVGSLVLINAPQVVFSGFTLRGSGQSLAHEDTGIVVQGTQVTVRDNLLTDVMFGIYFADASGGLAENNIIQGKPLEDSMRGDGIRVWYSNDVQLIGNEISFGRDILIWYADNITIRDNYIHHNRYGLHFMYNENAVVEDNIIEHNAVGAYMMYSAGLIMTGNQIVDNRGASGYGIALKDMDYAQVSDNAFIGNVAAIYLDNSPSLYDQYNTFSRNFIAYNDVGLIGLPSVKRNIFQYNTFLENYQQIGVQGRGNLLGNLWNKDGIGNYWSNYVGYDRDGDGVGDMPFRAEKLFESLVDSEPILRLFTFSPASQAIDFAASAFPSLRPDPKVIDEAPRMNFTMPIGMSERSQPSSLPVVAVTLLLLTVGVGTCIYALRGSGFRGAAIPKHQRASKASP, from the coding sequence ATGCGCCGAATTGAAGTTGTCATCCGCGCGATACTTCTGCCAACCCTGGCAATCCTGCTGAGCGTCCTGCAAGTGCCGCTGCAGGCACAGGCCATCCTTGTCGTTGCAGAAGATGGACTATATACAACGATAGAGGCGGCCCTGGCCGTGGCAAATGCAGGAGACATCATCGAGGTACACGGGGGCATTCATACGGCACCACTGGAGTTGGACAAGACCGTCTCGCTCATTGGGATCGATGATCCGGTCATCGATGGTCACGGCGTGGGCAGCCTGGTATTGATTAACGCACCGCAGGTCGTCTTTAGCGGTTTCACTCTGCGTGGCAGCGGGCAAAGTCTTGCCCACGAGGACACCGGTATCGTCGTTCAGGGTACGCAAGTCACGGTTCGCGACAATTTGCTGACCGATGTGATGTTCGGCATTTATTTCGCGGACGCGTCTGGTGGACTCGCCGAGAACAACATTATTCAGGGTAAGCCGCTGGAAGACAGCATGCGCGGTGATGGCATCCGGGTCTGGTACAGCAATGACGTCCAACTCATAGGCAACGAGATATCGTTCGGGCGCGATATTCTGATCTGGTATGCCGACAACATCACGATCCGCGACAACTATATTCACCACAACCGGTACGGTCTGCACTTCATGTATAACGAGAACGCCGTGGTCGAGGACAACATCATCGAGCACAATGCGGTCGGCGCCTACATGATGTATTCCGCAGGGCTGATTATGACCGGAAATCAGATCGTCGATAATCGTGGAGCCAGTGGCTATGGAATTGCGCTGAAAGATATGGATTACGCGCAAGTCAGCGACAACGCGTTTATTGGTAACGTTGCCGCAATCTACCTCGATAACTCTCCTTCGCTTTACGACCAATATAACACTTTCAGCCGGAATTTCATCGCCTATAACGATGTGGGGCTGATCGGCCTGCCGTCGGTCAAGCGCAACATCTTCCAGTACAACACCTTTCTCGAAAACTATCAGCAGATCGGTGTCCAGGGGCGCGGCAATCTGTTGGGGAACCTCTGGAACAAAGACGGCATTGGGAATTACTGGAGCAATTATGTGGGCTACGATCGCGACGGCGATGGAGTCGGCGACATGCCATTCCGCGCCGAGAAACTGTTTGAGAGTCTTGTAGACAGTGAACCTATCCTCAGGTTGTTCACCTTCAGTCCAGCGAGTCAGGCTATCGACTTTGCGGCATCCGCATTTCCCTCACTGCGTCCGGACCCTAAGGTTATCGATGAAGCCCCAAGGATGAATTTCACCATGCCGATCGGAATGTCGGAGAGGTCACAGCCGAGTTCGCTTCCCGTCGTTGCGGTAACGCTGCTGCTGCTGACTGTTGGTGTCGGCACTTGTATTTACGCTTTGCGTGGCTCTGGTTTCCGGGGGGCAGCCATACCGAAACATCAACGAGCCAGCAAGGCAAGCCCCTAA
- a CDS encoding ABC transporter ATP-binding protein, translated as MMITAKDLTKRYGKVAALNNVSFTIEAGESVALWGANGAGKTTTLRCLLGVQGFEGELIVNGIDVSHNGKAARAAIGYVPQEAVFYDMSVLETLRFYARLKRTDFDRVNNLLEQMNLTVHRDKRVNMLSGGMKQRLALTVALLADPPVLVLDEPTANLDVQAQRDFIHTVQMLNHSGKTIVFSSHRIDEVVSLGSRVLVLDQGRLALECRPHELAGKLGLHRWLRIWVGTHHTADTLKVLSEHGYTTMPNGRSVYVQVNLTGKIAPLRSLELANIPVEDFDLIEGELVVRGEDHD; from the coding sequence ATGATGATCACTGCGAAGGACCTGACAAAACGGTATGGAAAAGTCGCCGCGCTGAATAACGTTTCATTCACTATTGAAGCCGGGGAATCTGTGGCGCTATGGGGCGCAAATGGCGCAGGCAAGACCACGACCTTGCGCTGTCTCCTTGGTGTTCAGGGCTTCGAGGGCGAACTGATCGTCAATGGCATCGACGTCAGCCATAACGGCAAGGCGGCGCGCGCTGCGATCGGCTATGTGCCACAGGAAGCCGTCTTCTACGATATGTCCGTTTTGGAGACTCTGCGCTTCTATGCGCGCCTCAAGAGGACTGACTTTGATCGTGTGAACAACCTGCTGGAGCAGATGAATCTGACAGTCCATCGCGACAAACGGGTAAACATGCTGTCTGGTGGCATGAAGCAGCGCTTGGCGCTTACGGTCGCTTTGCTTGCCGACCCCCCGGTGTTGGTTCTGGATGAGCCGACGGCGAATCTCGATGTGCAGGCACAGCGCGATTTTATACACACCGTCCAAATGCTCAATCACTCCGGGAAGACGATTGTCTTCTCGTCGCACCGCATCGACGAGGTCGTCTCCTTAGGGAGCCGCGTGCTTGTGCTGGATCAGGGACGTTTGGCGCTGGAGTGCCGACCCCATGAGCTGGCGGGGAAACTCGGGCTGCACCGCTGGCTGCGGATCTGGGTGGGGACCCATCACACGGCAGACACGCTAAAAGTCCTTAGCGAACACGGCTATACCACAATGCCGAATGGACGCAGCGTGTACGTTCAGGTCAATCTGACCGGCAAAATTGCTCCCTTGCGTTCGCTGGAACTCGCGAACATCCCGGTCGAAGACTTTGATCTGATCGAAGGTGAACTTGTGGTACGGGGAGAAGATCATGATTGA
- a CDS encoding S1 RNA-binding domain-containing protein, whose translation MYHIGQLVDGVVSRLADFGAFVSMEPGIEALLHLSQIANNAPSHPSQVIYEGARLLMRVISIEPDKQRLGLSLKDVTEERFRWQEQNPERQLSSLLSSQAHHSAAAATPVELDASNPEAEPVVEVGVEAEPENA comes from the coding sequence ATGTACCATATCGGCCAACTGGTGGATGGCGTAGTCTCGCGTCTGGCGGACTTTGGCGCGTTCGTGAGCATGGAACCGGGCATTGAAGCTCTGCTCCACCTCAGCCAGATCGCTAACAACGCCCCGTCCCATCCGTCCCAGGTCATTTACGAGGGTGCACGCCTGTTAATGCGGGTGATCAGCATCGAACCCGATAAGCAGCGCCTGGGTCTGAGCCTCAAAGATGTGACTGAAGAGAGATTCCGTTGGCAGGAGCAGAACCCGGAACGCCAGCTCTCGTCTCTGCTCAGCTCACAGGCTCACCATAGCGCGGCGGCAGCGACTCCTGTAGAATTGGACGCGTCCAATCCCGAGGCCGAACCGGTTGTTGAGGTTGGGGTTGAAGCCGAACCAGAAAACGCCTAA